The following are encoded together in the Corticium candelabrum chromosome 1, ooCorCand1.1, whole genome shotgun sequence genome:
- the LOC134189167 gene encoding uncharacterized protein LOC134189167 isoform X2 → MDRKQEIIVPALQWLGEYPMRMGQNNEAENVLSEAVDIRETSLGQNHPTKIDSLILWSRCLMNIADYARAERTALEALRIIDISTPPSNRSQKSEVMRLLRQLADFQQSQTGHTVTPEQDREQVKEAEQPEGSEYALKSEKASIEQQVHEQSDQPLPALGRLSISDFLRPLWVGGTLELLRIGSSDGLSCHQTVDSEGGQLIAGSVCMTVPQGAVESPTQFSIHSFIHDKYMPPISTSGHQVASPVVCFGPHDVSFSKPINVCINVIADVTLPGWLFTLMRSESSLDETVRIWHGVVEYFTDTQKVKSHIPFNAKSWSFEVSKSRLWKWIARFIRHPTIPFRRKMGCVVLGRCLSYSSCKWSLSVHMFNSYEEIGQQIIRSHRAHETLPAAQLCPVTEFIVRKEGHVVITPQHGSEWSLCRGNAKVQFPTEYLWSKVFNHDHCFTFVVKADGSHPDSLYIPIHVEYIRQDEVKSYHTLNAIFKIPKAIDLASPSVSSNFPSQSNEEQELLYFCSNEGLHSSGLGSSSTASKRNGAPSQGSLIMEFANVHTVRKCVVNPNCSRAQEQTTLKISLPVGSEVDLSTGCTLRYIDPTNQTVTKVHGQIMDSRTVETITPVVFSLATC, encoded by the exons ATGGATCGTAAACAAGAGATTATAG TACCAGCTTTACAATGGTTGGGAGAGTACCCCATGAGAATGGGACAGAACAATGAAGCAGAAAATGTTCTTTCTGAAGCTGTCGATATTCGAGAAACATCTCTCGGTCAAAATCACCCCACAAAAATTGATT CATTGATTTTATGGTCACGTTGTCTTATGAATATCGCTGACTACGCACGTGCTGAGCGTACGGCACTGGAAGCTCTTCGAATCATCGACATTAGTACGCCGCCCAGCAACAGAAGTCAGAAATCTGAAG TAATGCGATTACTAAGGCAACTTGCTGACTTCCAACAGTCACAGACAGGTCACACAGTTACTCCTGAACAAGACAGGGAGCAAGTGAAAGAAGCTGAACAGCCAGAAG GAAGTGAGTATGCGTTGAAGAGTGAAAAGGCATCAATCGAGCAGCAG GTTCATGAACAATCTGATCAACCTTTACCTGCACTGG GACGTCTCTCCATTTCTGATTTCTTGCGTCCATTATGGGTTGGTGGTACATTGGAATTGCTACGGATTGGTAGCAGTGATGGCTTGTCATGCCACCAGACTGTTGACAGTGAGGGAGGGCAACTGATTGCTGGCAGTGTCTGCATGACTGTTCCACAGGGTGCTGTTGAATCACCAACACAATTCTCCATTCACTCATTCATTCATGATAAGTATATGCCTCCCATCTCTACTAGTGGCCACCAAGTGGCCAGTCCAGTTGTTTGTTTCGGTCCTCACGATGTGTCATTTAGCAAACCAATCAATGTGTGTATCAATGTCATAGCTGATGTGACTTTACCAGGCTGGTTGTTTACTCTGATGAGAAGTGAATCATCTCTTGATGAAACAGTGCGAATATGGCATGGTGTGGTAGAGTATTTTACTGATACTCAAAAAGTGAAGTCACATATCCCATTTAATGCTAAGAGCTGGTCATTTGAAGTGAGCAAGTCAAGGTTGTGGAAATGGATCGCTCGTTTCATCAGGCACCCAACTATTCCATTCAGAAGAAAGATGGGATGTGTAGTTTTGGGTCGATGTCTTAGTTATTCTTCTTGCAAGTGGTCACTCTCGGTCCATATGTTCAATTCCTACGAAGAAATTGGGCAACAAATTATTAGGAGTCACCGAGCACATGAAACGCTGCCTGCCGCTCAGCTGTGTCCCGTGACAGAATTCATAGTTCGCAAGGAAGGGCATGTGGTCATCACACCTCAACATGGCTCAGAGTGGTCGTTGTGTCGAGGCAATGCAAAAGTACAGTTTCCAACTGAATATCTATGGAGTAAAGTATTTAATCATGATCACTGCTTCACATTTGTGGTTAAAGCAGATGGTTCTCACCCTGATAGTCTATATATTCCCATTCACGTTGAGTACATAAGACAAGACGAAGTGAAATCTTACCATACCCTGAATGCAATTTTCAAGATTCCTAAAGCAATTGATCTAGCAAGTCCCAGTGTATCTTCCAACTTTCCATCTCAATCAAATGAGGAACAAGAACTGCTTTATTTTTGCAGTAATGAGGGTTTACATTCTTCTGGTCTTGGATCTtcatcaacagcttcaaaAAGGAATGGTGCTCCATCACAAG GATCACTAATCATGGAATTTGCAAATGTGCATACAGTCAGGAAATGTGTTGTCAATCCCAACTGTAGTAGAGCTCAA gAGCAAACCACTTTGAAAATTTCTCTTCCTGTTGGAAGTGAAGTTGATCTATCAACGGGTTGTACCCTTCGATACATAGATCCTACCAATCAGACAGTGACAAAAGTCCATGGACAAATTATGGATAGTCGTACAGTAGAGACGATCACTCCTG TTGTCTTTAGCTTGGCCACGTGCTGA
- the LOC134196600 gene encoding craniofacial development protein 2-like, whose product MVKNSCKSSLHYPSTVILSSSIHRKRKEINDVMWKKNQLLKFGVWNVRTLKGVGRTDLLAKELITTDITLCGITETHLPGAGIIDLYKDSCNRLLFSGPPALASMGVGLVVRHNVMKSLKSFDPISLRILRADFVTDKGILNVIVGYAPTEIFEEIVKDEFYQQLHVAMHKTGSLVVVLGDFNARLGTVVSKVVGQFDLSQSTSDNGVRLIEFCQAHNLEITNIFFQNKNIHTATWYPPNPKLQPSLKDCVLVKQSVQKMVHDTRVRRGPNLTVTTNLFVVRWYAFTSHVGKDE is encoded by the coding sequence ATGGTAAAGAATAGTTGCAAGTCAAGTTTACACTACCCTTCAACTGTTATCTTAAGCTCTTCCATTCATCGTAAGCGGAAGGAAATCAATGACGTGATGTGGAAAAAGAATCAATTGCTCAAGTTTGGTGTTTGGAATGTTCGAACATTAAAGGGTGTGGGCAGAACTGACCTTCTTGCCAAAGAGTTGATTACAACTGATATTACATTATGTGGCATTACTGAAACTCACTTACCTGGCGCAGGTATAATAGATTTGTATAAAGACTCCTGCAATCGTCTGTTGTTCTCTGGACCACCTGCTCTAGCCTCCATGGGTGTTGGTCTAGTGGTTAGACATAATGTGATGAAGTCACTCAAATCGTTTGATCCTATCTCACTTAGGATATTGCGTGCAGACTTTGTCACTGACAAAGGAATTTTGAATGTCATTGTTGGTTACGCTCCAACAGAAATATTTGAAGAGATAGTTAAAGATGAATTTTATCAACAACTTCATGTTGCTATGCATAAGACAGGTTcgcttgttgttgtgttgggtGACTTTAATGCTAGACTTGGAACGGTAGTTTCAAAAGTTGTTGGTCAGTTTGATTTATCACAGTCAACCAGTGACAATGGTGTTAGACTGATAGAATTTTGTCAAGCACATAACCTGGAAATCACAAACATCTTTTTCCAGAATAAGAATATACACACTGCCACTTGGTATCCTCCTAATCCCAAATTACAACCAAGTCTAAAAGACTGTGTTTTGGTAAAGCAGTCTGTGCAAAAAATGGTACATGATACAAGAGTACGACGAGGACCAAATTTGACAGTGACCACAAACTTGTTTGTAGTAAGATGGTACGCCTTCACAAGCCACGTGGGAAAAGACGAGTGA
- the LOC134194384 gene encoding coadhesin-like, with product MRIFSFVAVDGKFSSWSNWTFCSATCGGGVRRRVRYCDDPPPSFGGRNCTGPWLETGECNDEVCPIDGKWSEWEDWSNCSKSCGTGFHIRLRHCNNPAPRFGGLECPGFASENDTCNVHFCPVNGFWSDWASWTVCSKSCEGGIQYRSRFCDNPKPNHDGLDCVGSDQENRPCNQQQCPLAGGWSTWMPWSTCTATCNGGTKSRSRLCNNPKPQFGGLQCPGYGSEDYPCGTSNCPVHGGWSSWTQYSKCSKSCLGGLQCKYRYCNNPTPRFGGNTCSGEPRGCIRCNFFDCPVDGAWGSWSQWSKCTRSCGGGIKRRSRNCDSPAPENGGKTCDGSAEERQQCNQESCPVDGGWTDWSTWSLCSVTCGGGNAVRRRFCTNPSPRNGGRYCEGDELENAACSTTPCPVDGGWTEWTDYSECTTTCGFEGNQRRTRSCTNPEPMYKGEPCDGLDAEEKTCPNENCPVDGQWAEWYLSERCSHTCDYGTEVYRRICWPQPKHGGKPCEGNDTESRICNLQTCPTIDGFWMPWSTWSACSSAVCRSANLYSTRTRQRACSEPQHGGKECSGEATQEQECSVSCTSSWSTWSEQENIKVCFTNGYVGSSRNRTCVHRSLTDCPVVERSSWKPCSKKFKSCSAIESYRGWMVANGKIGPVSGTYYSMYNEDNEVVYQHCQFACC from the exons ATGAGAATTTTTTCCTTTGTTGCAGTTGACGGAAAATTTAGCAGCTGGTCAAACTGGACGTTTTGCTCTGCAACTTGTGGAGGTGGAGTAAGACGAAGGGTACGATATTGTGATGATCCTCCTCCATCTTTTGGAGGAAGAAACTGTACTGGTCCTTGGTTGGAAACTGGTGAATGCAACGATGAAGTGTGCCCAA TTGATGGTAAATGGAGTGAATGGGAAGATTGGAGTAATTGTTCAAAGTCATGTGGAACGGGCTTTCACATTAGGCTGCGGCACTGTAACAATCCAGCTCCACGATTTGGTGGACTAGAATGTCCTGGATTTGCTAGTGAAAACGATACATGCAACGTTCACTTTTGCCCAG TGAATGGTTTCTGGAGCGACTGGGCAAGTTGGACTGTTTGTTCAAAGTCATGTGAGGGTGGCATTCAATACCGATCTCGGTTTTGTGACAACCCAAAACCTAATCATGATGGACTTGATTGTGTCGGAAGTGACCAAGAGAATAGACCTTGCAATCAGCAACAATGTCCAC TTGCTGGAGGATGGAGTACGTGGATGCCATGGTCTACATGTACAGCCACTTGCAATGGTGGCACAAAGAGTCGGTCAAGATTGTGCAACAATCCCAAACCACAATTTGGAGGGTTGCAATGCCCCGGATATGGGTCAGAAGATTATCCATGTGGCACATCAAATTGTCCAG TTCATGGAGGCTGGAGTAGTTGGACTCAATATTCAAAGTGTAGCAAGTCATGTCTGGGAGGTCTTCAATGCAAATATCGTTACTGCAATAATCCTACTCCACGCTTTGGTGGAAACACATGTTCTGGGGAACCACGAGGCTGTATTCGGTGTAATTTTTTTGATTGCCCAG TTGATGGTGCTTGGGGAAGTTGGTCACAATGGTCGAAATGCACTCGTAGTTGCGGTGGAGGCATCAAACGAAGATCACGTAATTGTGATAGCCCTGCTCCAGAAAATGGAGGCAAAACTTGTGATGGTTCTGCTGAAGAAAGACAACAGTGCAATCAGGAATCGTGTCCAG TTGATGGAGGTTGGACTGACTGGTCAACGTGGAGTTTGTGCAGTGTAACTTGTGGAGGAGGTAATGCTGTTAGAAGGAGATTTTGCACGAATCCCTCTCCACGGAATGGTGGAAGGTACTGCGAGGGTGATGAACTAGAAAATGCAGCATGCAGCACTACTCCATGTCCAG TTGATGGTGGTTGGACAGAGTGGACAGACTATTCAGAATGTACAACGACATGTGGGTTTGAAGGCAATCAACGACGTACGAGATCATGTACAAATCCAGAGCCAATGTACAAAGGTGAGCCTTGCGATGGTCTCGATGCAGAAGAAAAGACGTGTCCTAACGAAAATTGTCCAG TGGATGGCCAATGGGCTGAGTGGTACTTGTCGGAAAGATGCTCGCACACCTGCGATTATGGGACTGAGGTATATCGACGTATCTGCTGGCCACAACCAAAACACGGAGGTAAACCTTGTGAGGGCAATGATACAGAAAGCAGAATTTGCAATCTGCAAACATGTC CAACTATTGATGGGTTCTGGATGCCATGGTCAACATGGTCAGCTTGTTCTAGTGCTGTTTGCAGGTCTGCAAATCTATACTCGACAAGAACAAGGCAACGAGCATGTAGTGAACCTCAACATGGCGGAAAAGAATGCTCTGGAGAAGCGACACAAGAGCAGGAATGCAGCGTTAGTTGCACAAGCA GTTGGTCAACTTGGTCGGAGCAGGAAAACATAAAGGTGTGCTTTACCAATGGCTACGTGGGCAGTTCTCGAAACAGAACCTGTGTGCACAGATCCCTAACAGATTGTCCCGTTGTCGAGAGAAGTTCTTGGAAGCCATGTTCTAAAA AGTTTAAATCTTGCTCCGCTATTGAATCCTATCGTGGATGGATGGTGGCTAATGGCAAGATAGGCCCGGTATCAGGAACATATTATTCGATGTATAATGAAGACAACGAAGTTGTATATCAACATTGCCAGTTTGCCTGCTGTTGA
- the LOC134194393 gene encoding coadhesin-like, protein MMFLHRLLLFCLLSAVSIAIPQKFRRSDHEPPLEDNQPVDGGWSEWNLWSTCSKSCGAGGKFRSRSCTNPSPSHGGKYCQGSGIDFVSCNEHSCTAPLVVIHGGFGSWTSWSSCSETCGGGNTLRTRLCNNPTPSNEGRSCEGKFIDVGVCNNISCSVDGGWTNWTDFSQCTKSCGFGSQIRSRTCTNPEPKHDGKPCFGPREEAIECFIVDCPVHGEWSHWSNWTSCTLSCGGGLRNRTRVCNNPVPAYGGNDCSGYSWQNEACSERPCPGNFYN, encoded by the exons ATGATGTTTCTTCATCGCCTTTTGCTCTTCTGTCTGCTCTCTGCTGTTTCGATCGCAATCCCGCAG AAATTTAGGAGAAGCGATCATGAGCCACCTCTTGAAG ACAATCAGCCAGTGGACGGTGGTTGGTCAGAATGGAATCTATGGTCAACGTGCTCGAAATCGTGTGGAGCAGGTGGCAAATTTCGCTCTAGGTCTTGTACAAATCCCTCTCCATCACATGGGGGCAAATACTGCCAGGGATCGGGAATAGACTTTGTCAGTTGCAATGAACATTCATGTACAG CTCCATTAGTTGTGATTCATGGCGGATTTGGGAGCTGGACAAGTTGGTCATCATGCAGTGAAACGTGTGGAGGTGGAAATACTCTTCGCACAAGGCTTTGTAACAACCCAACTCCTTCCAATGAAGGAAGATCATGCGAAGGGAAGTTTATAGACGTTGGCGTTTGCAACAACATTTCTTGTTCAG TTGATGGTGGTTGGACAAATTGGACAGATTTTTCACAATGTACCAAGTCATGTGGGTTTGGCTCTCAAATACGGTCAAGAACATGTACGAATCCAGAGCCAAAGCACGACGGCAAACCTTGTTTTGGACCTAGAGAAGAAGCAATAGAGTGCTTCATTGTTGATTGTCCAG TACATGGTGAATGGAGTCACTGGTCCAATTGGACTAGTTGCACATTGAGTTGTGGTGGAGGACTGCGAAATCGTACTAGAGTATGCAATAATCCAGTACCAGCCTATGGTGGCAATGACTGTTCGGGATACAGCTGGCAGAATGAAGCATGTTCTGAACGTCCATGCCCAGGTAATTTTTATAATTGA
- the LOC134189167 gene encoding uncharacterized protein LOC134189167 isoform X1, with the protein MDRKQEIIVPALQWLGEYPMRMGQNNEAENVLSEAVDIRETSLGQNHPTKIDSLILWSRCLMNIADYARAERTALEALRIIDISTPPSNRSQKSEVMRLLRQLADFQQSQTGHTVTPEQDREQVKEAEQPEGSEYALKSEKASIEQQVHEQSDQPLPALGRLSISDFLRPLWVGGTLELLRIGSSDGLSCHQTVDSEGGQLIAGSVCMTVPQGAVESPTQFSIHSFIHDKYMPPISTSGHQVASPVVCFGPHDVSFSKPINVCINVIADVTLPGWLFTLMRSESSLDETVRIWHGVVEYFTDTQKVKSHIPFNAKSWSFEVSKSRLWKWIARFIRHPTIPFRRKMGCVVLGRCLSYSSCKWSLSVHMFNSYEEIGQQIIRSHRAHETLPAAQLCPVTEFIVRKEGHVVITPQHGSEWSLCRGNAKVQFPTEYLWSKVFNHDHCFTFVVKADGSHPDSLYIPIHVEYIRQDEVKSYHTLNAIFKIPKAIDLASPSVSSNFPSQSNEEQELLYFCSNEGLHSSGLGSSSTASKRNGAPSQGSLIMEFANVHTVRKCVVNPNCSRAQEQTTLKISLPVGSEVDLSTGCTLRYIDPTNQTVTKVHGQIMDSRTVETITPAWPRADRLEVIVLSFDGHSHWANLVHDFDDMPSAELKSDDYSTTAAASQEANKACDKLDLLSIVSDKQVLKVGKAVKSYWRDIGIHLGVVMKELSDWEESYSRNEDRFMRVMELWRKRVRKPMIGILLEACRQAGAGGAAERALKN; encoded by the exons ATGGATCGTAAACAAGAGATTATAG TACCAGCTTTACAATGGTTGGGAGAGTACCCCATGAGAATGGGACAGAACAATGAAGCAGAAAATGTTCTTTCTGAAGCTGTCGATATTCGAGAAACATCTCTCGGTCAAAATCACCCCACAAAAATTGATT CATTGATTTTATGGTCACGTTGTCTTATGAATATCGCTGACTACGCACGTGCTGAGCGTACGGCACTGGAAGCTCTTCGAATCATCGACATTAGTACGCCGCCCAGCAACAGAAGTCAGAAATCTGAAG TAATGCGATTACTAAGGCAACTTGCTGACTTCCAACAGTCACAGACAGGTCACACAGTTACTCCTGAACAAGACAGGGAGCAAGTGAAAGAAGCTGAACAGCCAGAAG GAAGTGAGTATGCGTTGAAGAGTGAAAAGGCATCAATCGAGCAGCAG GTTCATGAACAATCTGATCAACCTTTACCTGCACTGG GACGTCTCTCCATTTCTGATTTCTTGCGTCCATTATGGGTTGGTGGTACATTGGAATTGCTACGGATTGGTAGCAGTGATGGCTTGTCATGCCACCAGACTGTTGACAGTGAGGGAGGGCAACTGATTGCTGGCAGTGTCTGCATGACTGTTCCACAGGGTGCTGTTGAATCACCAACACAATTCTCCATTCACTCATTCATTCATGATAAGTATATGCCTCCCATCTCTACTAGTGGCCACCAAGTGGCCAGTCCAGTTGTTTGTTTCGGTCCTCACGATGTGTCATTTAGCAAACCAATCAATGTGTGTATCAATGTCATAGCTGATGTGACTTTACCAGGCTGGTTGTTTACTCTGATGAGAAGTGAATCATCTCTTGATGAAACAGTGCGAATATGGCATGGTGTGGTAGAGTATTTTACTGATACTCAAAAAGTGAAGTCACATATCCCATTTAATGCTAAGAGCTGGTCATTTGAAGTGAGCAAGTCAAGGTTGTGGAAATGGATCGCTCGTTTCATCAGGCACCCAACTATTCCATTCAGAAGAAAGATGGGATGTGTAGTTTTGGGTCGATGTCTTAGTTATTCTTCTTGCAAGTGGTCACTCTCGGTCCATATGTTCAATTCCTACGAAGAAATTGGGCAACAAATTATTAGGAGTCACCGAGCACATGAAACGCTGCCTGCCGCTCAGCTGTGTCCCGTGACAGAATTCATAGTTCGCAAGGAAGGGCATGTGGTCATCACACCTCAACATGGCTCAGAGTGGTCGTTGTGTCGAGGCAATGCAAAAGTACAGTTTCCAACTGAATATCTATGGAGTAAAGTATTTAATCATGATCACTGCTTCACATTTGTGGTTAAAGCAGATGGTTCTCACCCTGATAGTCTATATATTCCCATTCACGTTGAGTACATAAGACAAGACGAAGTGAAATCTTACCATACCCTGAATGCAATTTTCAAGATTCCTAAAGCAATTGATCTAGCAAGTCCCAGTGTATCTTCCAACTTTCCATCTCAATCAAATGAGGAACAAGAACTGCTTTATTTTTGCAGTAATGAGGGTTTACATTCTTCTGGTCTTGGATCTtcatcaacagcttcaaaAAGGAATGGTGCTCCATCACAAG GATCACTAATCATGGAATTTGCAAATGTGCATACAGTCAGGAAATGTGTTGTCAATCCCAACTGTAGTAGAGCTCAA gAGCAAACCACTTTGAAAATTTCTCTTCCTGTTGGAAGTGAAGTTGATCTATCAACGGGTTGTACCCTTCGATACATAGATCCTACCAATCAGACAGTGACAAAAGTCCATGGACAAATTATGGATAGTCGTACAGTAGAGACGATCACTCCTG CTTGGCCACGTGCTGATAGATTAGAGGTGATTGTGTTGTCTTTTGATGGTCACAGTCACTGGGCAAATCTTGTACATGACTTTGATGACATGCCTTCAGCAGAGTTGAAAAGTGACGATTACAGCactacagcagcagcaagcCAAGAAGCAAACAAGG CGTGTGATAAATTGGATCTACTCTCAATTGTATCAGACAAGCAAGTTTTAAAG GTTGGCAAAGCTGTCAAAAGTTATTGGCGTGACATAGGCATTCACCTTGGAGTGGTAATGAAAGAATTGTCTGACTGGGAAGAAAGTTACTCTCGAAATGAAGATCGTTTTATGCGTGTCATGGAGCTGTGGAGGAAACGCGTTAGGAAACCAATGATTGGAATTCTTCTGGAAGCGTGCAGACAAGCAGGCGCTGGTGGAGCAGCAGAGAGAGCATTGAAGAATTAA